The Acidobacteriota bacterium genome includes a window with the following:
- a CDS encoding nuclear transport factor 2 family protein: protein MKRTLWIVGLLMSVALIAQAVPQKGSGLEQAVLKLEQEWVDALTKADAAKLETFYADTLVYTHSDGRVDDKTKYLTNFKTGTTKYVSIDRDDVKVNLYGDTAIVTCHAIIKLKTNGADRTVDARMIHVYSKLKGRWQMVAHQTTKVG, encoded by the coding sequence ATGAAAAGAACCTTGTGGATTGTTGGCCTGTTGATGAGCGTGGCATTGATTGCCCAAGCCGTCCCCCAAAAAGGCAGCGGCCTCGAACAGGCCGTCTTGAAACTGGAACAGGAATGGGTGGACGCGCTGACCAAAGCCGATGCCGCCAAGCTGGAAACCTTTTATGCCGACACGTTGGTTTACACGCATTCCGATGGCCGCGTAGACGACAAGACGAAGTACCTCACCAACTTCAAAACGGGCACGACGAAATACGTGTCCATTGACCGCGATGACGTGAAGGTCAATTTGTACGGGGACACGGCGATTGTGACTTGCCACGCGATCATCAAGCTGAAAACGAATGGCGCGGATCGCACTGTGGATGCGCGGATGATTCACGTCTATTCCAAACTGAAAGGGCGCTGGCAGATGGTGGCGCATCAGACGACAAAGGTGGGCTAA